GTTTTTTACTGTTATGGGCAACATTGCCGATTTATCAGCGATAACGCGGTTTTGCTGCGCTGTGATTATGAAAATGCGCCTAAAGCTGCAGGAGATGCAAGCATTTTAGCCATACGCTGAGAAATAGTTGTTTGCGTGGTTGCGATTTTTAACGGATTTTCAGTTATTGGCGGGAGAAATTAGCGATTCTGCAATTTTTAGCGTGATGACGGGATTGCCGGTCGATTTGACCGGCAATCGATTAGCGATTAGGCGATGAGCTGCCACAGGGTGAAGGCGGCGTCCGGCGTCCAGCCGGCGTTGGAAGTATGCGCCTGGATGCAAGTGTATTTCTTGCCTTTATAACTCACCACGTCGCCGGCTTTGTAGCTGTGGTTGTTCTGCCACTCGGGTGCACCCGGATCGGGTGGCGTGCCGTCGTTGGCGGTTTTAACCGCCAGCGCGCTGCTCGGCAGCGAGGTATTGCCCTGGCTGTCGGTGGCGGTAACGAAGTAGCTGTACTGGGTGGCCGGCGTCAGGCCGCTGTCGGCCAGCGAGAGGCCGGTGGTTTGGCCGATCGGGTTGCCGTCGCGGTAAACGGTGTAACTGGCGATCGGTAAGGCACCGGTGGCGGCGGCCCAGCTCAGTTTCAGCGAGGTGGCGCCCAGATCGGCGACCGTCAGCGCCGTCGGTGCATTAGGTTTTCCCGGCGGTGGGGTAACGCCGCCCTGAATCAGCGGCGCGTAGCGGGTTTTGAATTCCCAGTTGTAGGCCACGCCGGCTTTGCTCTTGCCGTTGTCCCAGTTGATTGACCAGGTCATCAGGCCCTTGATCGACAGGTTTTTGGCGTCGAGACGCGAGAAGGCGTTATATACCGCCTGTTTATCGATCACATAGCCGGTGGCGGCGGCATCGTTGTTGCTCGGCAGGCCGATGACGAATTTCGCCGCCGGGATCTTCGCATAGCCGCGGGTGCCGGTAACCAGGCTTTCCGTCAGGTAGTAGAGGAAATCCTCTTTCATTGCGTCGTTATTCTGCGTGATCCAAGCGTTGAGTTCGTCCACCCAAATGCCGTCGCCGCCCTGATTATAATATTGCGGCGCGATAAAGTCATAATAGCCTTCGAGGGCGTTGATATAATCCAGGTAGGTGCCGTTGGTGCGTAAATACGGGAATTCCGGCGCCATGCTGATAATAAAGTTTTTCCCCTGCGCGGCATAATAGTCTTTTACTTTTTTCAATGCCGCAGGCAAGACGGTTTTATTATTGGCGGCGCCGATCGCCGCCTGTTCCAAATCGATATCCAGGCCGTCGAAACCATAGACTTCCACCAGACGAATAATCTCGTCTTTCAGCTTGTCTTCGTCGCCAGTCTTCAGTTCGATATGCGCATCTGCGCCGCCGAGGGAGATCAGCACCGCACGGCCCTGGCTGTTCAGCACGCCCACCTGGCGGCGGAACTCGGCGTCGGACAGGTTGTAAGGTTTGAAGGTCGGGATGCCCTGGCCTTTCATAAAGGCGACGGCCACCACGTTGTACTCGGCGGGAATGTCGGTCAGGTTCATATTGGTGAACTGGCCTTGCCGATAGCCGTCACTGGCACCGGCGGCCCAGTTATGCCAGAAACCCATCAGGATTTTTTTATTGGCGATAGTCGGCATAATGGCCGCGTCATCGGCGGCGAGGGCATTAATAATGTTAGTTGTGCTCATGGTAGCCTCATTAATTAGGGTAAAGGTTTTCGCTCGCCGCAATATCAGTTGTTGACGGGGCGTAAAGTTATAATGAGGATTTTTAGTGCCGACAGGCTGAAACCTTTTGCGGCCATGAACGAATTAAATTCAAACTGCGATGAGGATAAGCAAGAATAAATAATGGCGGCCGGACAGCCGCCATGAACAAATCAGAAAACGGTGATATCGGCTACGGAAGGGTAGACGTAGCTTGGGCGGAACGGCATGGTTTCGATGTCGCTCAGCGTGGAGACGCCGGACAGCACCAGCACGGTTTCCAGACCGGCCTGGAAGCCCGCCAGAATGTCGGTGCGCAGGTTGTCGCCGACGATCACCGTCTCTTCCGAGTGCGCCTGCATTTTATTCAATGCGGCGCGAATGATCCACGGGCTGGGCTTGCCGACGTAAAACGGCTTGCGGCCGGTGATCTTCTCGATAGGGGCGCACAGTGCGCCGCAGGCCGGCGAGAAGCCGTGGCCGTGGCTATCCGGGTTGGTGGCGATAAAGCGCGCGCCGTTACTGACGAAGTAGGCGGCTTTATGCATCATGTCCCAGTTGTAAGAGCGGGTTTCACCGACGATCACGAAATCGGGGTTGATGTCGGTGATGGTGAAACCGGCTTTATACAGCTCATGGATCAGTGCGCCTTCGCCGACCACGTAGGCCTTTTTGCCTTCCTGACGACGCAGGAAATCGGCGGTAGCCATCGCCGAGGTGTAAAACGCGCTCTCCGGCACTTCCAGCCCGGCGGCGGCGAAGCGGTTCGCCAGATCCTGCGCGGTCTGCGACGGGTAGTTGGTCAGCACCACCAGCGGCATGCCTTGTTCCTGGATGCGCGCCAGGAACAGATCGGCGCCGGGCACCGGCGTATTGTCATGCAGCAGCACGCCGTCGATATCGCATATAACGTTTTTGATTTTCATTTGTCGCTGTTTCTCATGATTACGGCAGGCAAGGGGTGACGATAACACACCTGCCAGAAGCGGCGGATCAGCTTTCCAGCAATCGCTGCAAGAGCACGCCGTTGAGCATCGCGCGTTTGGCCAGGGCGAAAGCGCCGATCGCCGAGCGATGATTGAGTTCGGAGGTCACCACCGGCAGATTTTTGCGGAAGTCCTTCAGCACCTGGGTATTGATGCAGCTCTGGATCGCCGGCAGCAGCACCTTGTCCGCTTCGGTGATCTCACCGGCGATCACCACCTTCTGCGGATTGAACAGGTTGATGGCGATGGCCACCGCCTTGCCCAGATAGCGACCGACATGTTCGATAACTTCGCTGGCGAGCAGATCGCCGCGGTTGGCGGCCTTGCAGATGGCGTGGATGCCGCAGTCTTCCAACGTCAGTTTGCTCGGGTAGCCTTGG
The sequence above is drawn from the Serratia sp. FDAARGOS_506 genome and encodes:
- a CDS encoding carbohydrate-binding protein; this encodes MSTTNIINALAADDAAIMPTIANKKILMGFWHNWAAGASDGYRQGQFTNMNLTDIPAEYNVVAVAFMKGQGIPTFKPYNLSDAEFRRQVGVLNSQGRAVLISLGGADAHIELKTGDEDKLKDEIIRLVEVYGFDGLDIDLEQAAIGAANNKTVLPAALKKVKDYYAAQGKNFIISMAPEFPYLRTNGTYLDYINALEGYYDFIAPQYYNQGGDGIWVDELNAWITQNNDAMKEDFLYYLTESLVTGTRGYAKIPAAKFVIGLPSNNDAAATGYVIDKQAVYNAFSRLDAKNLSIKGLMTWSINWDNGKSKAGVAYNWEFKTRYAPLIQGGVTPPPGKPNAPTALTVADLGATSLKLSWAAATGALPIASYTVYRDGNPIGQTTGLSLADSGLTPATQYSYFVTATDSQGNTSLPSSALAVKTANDGTPPDPGAPEWQNNHSYKAGDVVSYKGKKYTCIQAHTSNAGWTPDAAFTLWQLIA
- a CDS encoding HAD-IIA family hydrolase; its protein translation is MKIKNVICDIDGVLLHDNTPVPGADLFLARIQEQGMPLVVLTNYPSQTAQDLANRFAAAGLEVPESAFYTSAMATADFLRRQEGKKAYVVGEGALIHELYKAGFTITDINPDFVIVGETRSYNWDMMHKAAYFVSNGARFIATNPDSHGHGFSPACGALCAPIEKITGRKPFYVGKPSPWIIRAALNKMQAHSEETVIVGDNLRTDILAGFQAGLETVLVLSGVSTLSDIETMPFRPSYVYPSVADITVF